The Chryseobacterium aureum genome contains a region encoding:
- a CDS encoding alpha/beta hydrolase family protein gives MNLIIEKNIYLENKETRGFLADAFYKEAGQKLPLVIFVHGYKGYKDWGAWNLMAKKFAEAGFFFVKFNFSHNGTTADDPDHFGDLEAFGYNNYSKELSDLGVVIDHFSKDPHVDDEKIVLIGHSRGGGISIIKTFEDERINGLITLASVDTLDRFPKGEALSDWK, from the coding sequence ATGAACCTGATTATCGAAAAGAATATCTATTTAGAAAATAAGGAAACCAGGGGTTTTCTTGCAGATGCTTTTTACAAAGAGGCCGGACAGAAACTACCTTTAGTGATCTTCGTTCACGGATATAAAGGCTACAAAGACTGGGGAGCCTGGAATCTGATGGCCAAAAAGTTTGCTGAAGCTGGTTTTTTCTTTGTGAAGTTTAATTTCTCCCACAACGGCACTACGGCGGATGATCCTGATCACTTCGGAGATCTTGAGGCTTTTGGCTATAACAATTATTCTAAAGAGCTTTCGGATCTTGGGGTGGTGATTGATCATTTTAGTAAAGATCCGCATGTGGATGATGAAAAAATCGTTCTGATAGGACACAGCAGAGGAGGAGGAATTTCTATTATCAAAACCTTCGAGGACGAAAGAATTAATGGTTTGATCACATTGGCAAGCGTAGATACCTTAGACCGTTTTCCCAAGGGAGAGGCATTGAGCGACTGGAAATAA
- a CDS encoding alpha/beta hydrolase family protein, producing the protein MPHYYQFYEDFENNIHRFDVERATEMAKAHMLIIHGTEDEAVEVKQAEHLHLLHPNSELFLIENGSHTFGAKEPWTDTVLPQDLDSVIEKCIDFIKEKLK; encoded by the coding sequence ATGCCGCACTATTATCAGTTTTATGAAGATTTTGAGAACAATATTCATCGTTTTGATGTAGAACGGGCTACAGAAATGGCTAAAGCCCATATGCTTATTATTCATGGAACGGAGGATGAAGCGGTAGAAGTGAAACAGGCAGAGCATCTTCACCTTCTCCACCCGAATTCTGAACTGTTTCTGATTGAAAATGGCAGCCATACTTTCGGAGCGAAAGAACCCTGGACAGATACTGTGCTGCCACAAGATTTAGATAGCGTAATTGAAAAATGTATTGATTTTATAAAAGAAAAATTGAAATAA
- a CDS encoding flavin reductase family protein, which produces MKTVIPSEITSVQLQTIMQTAVSPRPIALASTVDKDGKSNLSPFSFFNMFSTVPPILIFSPSRRVRDNTTKHTLENILEVPEVVIGTVNFPIVQQISLASTEYETGVNEFIKSGLTMKDAELVQPKLIEECPVNFECKVLEVKPLGDQGGAGNLVICEVQKIHIREEYLNEAGTLDQKKLDMVARLGSNWYSRSNENSLFEVPKPLVTKGIGFDLLPDAIKYSKVFTGNDLGMLANTEVLPAGDFHADENIHLNAQKLLLESKIDEAWVLLTIQ; this is translated from the coding sequence ATGAAAACAGTAATCCCCTCCGAAATAACCTCCGTACAGCTGCAGACCATTATGCAGACTGCCGTTTCACCGCGCCCTATTGCATTGGCATCTACAGTAGATAAAGACGGTAAGAGCAACTTATCTCCATTCAGTTTTTTTAATATGTTCAGTACCGTTCCTCCCATTTTGATCTTTTCACCCTCAAGAAGAGTACGGGACAACACCACAAAACATACGCTGGAAAATATTCTCGAGGTACCGGAAGTGGTCATCGGGACCGTCAATTTTCCCATTGTACAGCAGATTTCTTTAGCTTCTACTGAATATGAAACCGGAGTCAATGAGTTTATCAAATCCGGCCTTACCATGAAAGATGCAGAGCTTGTACAGCCCAAACTGATTGAAGAATGCCCTGTCAACTTTGAATGTAAAGTATTAGAGGTAAAACCACTGGGAGATCAGGGTGGTGCGGGAAATCTGGTGATCTGTGAAGTACAGAAGATTCATATCAGAGAAGAATATCTGAATGAAGCCGGAACTCTTGATCAGAAAAAACTGGACATGGTAGCCCGTTTAGGTAGCAACTGGTATTCCAGAAGCAATGAAAACAGCCTTTTTGAAGTGCCAAAACCTTTGGTAACCAAAGGAATTGGTTTTGATCTCCTTCCGGATGCCATAAAATACAGCAAAGTATTTACAGGAAATGACCTTGGAATGCTTGCCAATACAGAAGTATTACCCGCAGGTGACTTCCACGCTGATGAAAACATTCATTTGAATGCCCAGAAGCTCCTCCTGGAAAGCAAAATAGACGAAGCGTGGGTTTTACTCACGATCCAATAA
- the fahA gene encoding fumarylacetoacetase, with amino-acid sequence MKSFVDYSSNSDFSIHNIPFGVAVFNKEYIGCCTRIGDQVIDLATLYDLGYFEDIEGLDDNVFEAYTINEFIELGKPVTNAVRTRIQTLLQEGSILSKDQKTIEEAFYDLDKVKMMMPVHIPNYTDFYSSIEHATNVGKMFRDPANALLPNWKHLPVGYHGRASSIVVSGTEINRPKGQMKPADADKPLFGACKQLDFELEMAFIINKNTEMGESISTQNAEDAIFGMVIFNDWSARDIQSWEYVPLGPFLAKNFGSSISPWVVTLEALEPFRTASPTQDPEVLEYLKFEGDKNYDINLEVYIQPENGDQNLICESNYKHMYWNMTQQLAHHTVNGCNVEVGDLYASGTISGSDPKSFGSMLELTWRGQNPLSLSNGEERKFIEDNDTVTMKAWAEKDGVRVGFGEVSGKIIPTL; translated from the coding sequence ATGAAATCATTTGTAGACTATTCCTCAAATTCGGATTTTTCTATACACAATATTCCTTTCGGAGTCGCAGTTTTTAACAAGGAATATATAGGATGCTGTACAAGAATCGGAGATCAGGTAATTGATCTTGCTACGTTGTACGATCTTGGTTATTTCGAAGATATTGAAGGATTAGACGACAATGTTTTTGAAGCGTATACCATCAACGAATTTATCGAATTGGGTAAACCTGTTACCAACGCTGTTCGTACCAGAATCCAGACATTATTACAGGAAGGATCTATTTTGTCAAAAGATCAGAAAACCATTGAAGAAGCTTTCTATGACCTGGATAAAGTAAAAATGATGATGCCCGTTCACATCCCGAACTACACAGACTTCTACAGCAGCATCGAACATGCTACCAATGTAGGAAAAATGTTCCGTGATCCGGCCAATGCCTTATTACCCAATTGGAAACACTTACCGGTAGGATATCATGGAAGAGCCTCCTCTATCGTAGTTTCCGGAACAGAGATCAACCGTCCGAAAGGTCAGATGAAACCTGCAGACGCAGACAAACCACTTTTCGGAGCTTGCAAACAGCTGGATTTCGAACTGGAAATGGCTTTCATCATCAATAAAAATACAGAGATGGGAGAAAGTATTTCTACCCAGAATGCAGAAGATGCTATCTTCGGAATGGTAATTTTCAACGACTGGTCTGCGAGAGACATCCAATCCTGGGAATATGTTCCGCTAGGGCCATTCCTTGCAAAAAATTTCGGTTCTTCTATTTCTCCATGGGTGGTTACCCTTGAAGCTTTGGAACCATTCAGAACAGCTTCTCCTACTCAGGACCCTGAAGTGCTAGAATATTTAAAATTTGAAGGTGATAAAAATTATGATATCAACCTTGAAGTATATATCCAGCCTGAAAACGGAGATCAAAACCTGATCTGCGAAAGTAACTACAAACACATGTACTGGAATATGACCCAGCAGCTGGCCCACCACACAGTAAACGGATGTAACGTGGAAGTAGGTGATCTTTATGCCAGCGGAACCATTTCAGGAAGTGATCCAAAATCTTTCGGATCTATGCTGGAACTGACATGGAGAGGACAAAATCCTTTATCATTAAGCAACGGTGAAGAGAGAAAATTTATTGAGGACAATGATACCGTAACGATGAAGGCTTGGGCTGAAAAAGACGGTGTAAGAGTAGGTTTCGGGGAAGTTTCAGGTAAAATTATTCCGACTCTTTAA
- the hppD gene encoding 4-hydroxyphenylpyruvate dioxygenase — MSTLTFAEKIAQAENFLPINGTDYIEFYVGNAKQAAHYYKTAFGFQSVAYAGPETGVRDRASYVLQQGKIRLVLTTGLKSDSPISEHVKKHGDGVKILALWVDDAYAAFEETTKRGGKPYLEPVTLTDEQGEVRMSGIYTYGETVHMFIERKNYNGAFMPGYEKWESDYKPEEAGLLYVDHCVGNVDWNRMIPTVEWYEKVMGFVNILSFDDKQINTEYSALMSKVMSNGNGYAKFPINEPAEGKKKSQVEEYLDFYEGEGVQHIAVATKDIIHTVTELKKRGVEFLSAPPEAYYDMVPERVGHIDEDLKKLQELGILIDHDEEGYLLQIFTKPVEDRPTLFFEIIERHGAQSFGAGNFKALFEALEREQERRGNL; from the coding sequence ATGTCAACACTTACATTTGCCGAGAAAATAGCTCAAGCAGAAAATTTCTTACCGATTAACGGTACGGATTATATTGAGTTTTATGTAGGAAATGCAAAACAGGCTGCCCATTATTACAAAACCGCTTTCGGGTTTCAGTCTGTAGCTTATGCCGGTCCTGAAACAGGAGTGAGAGACCGTGCATCTTATGTGCTTCAACAGGGAAAAATCAGATTAGTACTTACAACAGGATTGAAATCTGACTCTCCTATCAGCGAGCACGTAAAAAAACATGGTGACGGAGTAAAAATTTTGGCACTTTGGGTAGATGACGCTTATGCAGCTTTCGAAGAAACAACTAAAAGAGGCGGAAAACCTTATTTAGAGCCGGTAACGTTAACTGATGAGCAGGGTGAGGTAAGAATGTCCGGAATCTACACGTATGGAGAAACCGTTCACATGTTTATTGAAAGAAAGAACTATAACGGCGCTTTCATGCCCGGTTATGAAAAATGGGAAAGCGATTATAAGCCTGAAGAAGCAGGTTTATTATACGTAGACCACTGTGTAGGAAATGTTGACTGGAACAGAATGATCCCAACCGTAGAATGGTATGAAAAGGTAATGGGATTTGTTAATATCCTTTCTTTTGATGACAAGCAGATCAATACAGAATATTCTGCATTGATGTCTAAAGTAATGTCAAACGGAAACGGATACGCAAAATTCCCGATTAACGAACCTGCAGAAGGGAAAAAGAAATCTCAGGTAGAAGAATATCTTGATTTCTATGAAGGGGAAGGGGTACAGCATATTGCGGTTGCTACAAAAGACATTATCCACACCGTAACAGAATTGAAGAAGCGTGGTGTAGAGTTCCTTTCTGCTCCGCCGGAAGCTTATTACGATATGGTCCCTGAAAGAGTAGGCCATATTGATGAAGATCTTAAAAAACTTCAGGAGTTAGGTATACTTATTGATCATGATGAAGAAGGATACTTACTGCAGATCTTTACAAAGCCTGTGGAAGACCGTCCTACTCTATTCTTCGAAATTATTGAAAGACACGGTGCACAGAGTTTTGGTGCCGGAAATTTCAAAGCTTTATTCGAAGCATTAGAAAGAGAACAGGAAAGAAGAGGTAATCTTTAA
- a CDS encoding acetyl-CoA hydrolase/transferase family protein gives MNNYISAEEAIYTIKSGNRVFFHGSACTPNYLIDELARQAKRLQNVEMVSITQQGNVEIAKPEYKDSFFINSLFVSTPVRDAVNSERGDFVPVFLSEIPILFRKNILPLDVALVTVSPPDRHGFCTLGTSVDIARAAVDTAKIIVAIVNPRMPRTHGDGMIHISRIHKLVWHEEELPTVDYGSKVGPEEMLVGKNVAELIEDRSTLQMGIGTIPDAVLKCLTNHKDLGIHTEMLSDGVIDLIQDDVINNKYKGYNDNKTITSFCFGTRKLYDYVDDNTVFAFRDVSEVNFPINIMRNKKMVAINSAIEIDLTGQVCADSIGTMQYSGIGGQMDFMRGAALSDDGKPIIAITARTKKGISRIVPFLKQGAGVVTTRGHIHYVVTEYGTAYLYGKNLRQRAQELISIAHPDDREMLERAAFERFKH, from the coding sequence ATGAATAATTACATCAGTGCAGAAGAAGCAATATATACGATAAAAAGCGGAAACCGTGTATTTTTCCACGGCAGTGCATGTACGCCCAATTATTTGATTGATGAGCTCGCAAGACAGGCCAAGCGTTTACAAAATGTAGAAATGGTTTCCATTACCCAGCAGGGAAATGTAGAGATTGCAAAACCGGAATACAAAGACAGCTTTTTCATCAATTCCTTATTTGTTTCCACCCCTGTACGTGATGCTGTGAATTCTGAACGCGGAGACTTTGTTCCGGTTTTCTTAAGCGAAATTCCTATTTTATTCAGAAAAAACATTCTGCCTCTGGATGTAGCTCTGGTTACTGTTTCGCCGCCGGACAGACACGGATTCTGTACGTTAGGAACTTCCGTAGACATTGCAAGAGCAGCAGTAGATACTGCAAAAATCATCGTCGCTATTGTCAATCCGAGAATGCCAAGAACCCACGGAGACGGGATGATTCACATCAGCAGGATTCATAAGCTGGTTTGGCATGAAGAAGAGCTTCCGACTGTGGATTATGGTTCAAAAGTAGGCCCCGAAGAAATGCTTGTCGGAAAAAATGTAGCAGAACTTATTGAAGACAGGTCTACCCTTCAGATGGGTATCGGAACGATTCCGGATGCAGTGCTGAAATGCCTTACCAATCACAAGGATCTGGGGATTCACACAGAAATGCTGAGTGATGGTGTTATTGATCTGATTCAGGATGATGTGATCAACAACAAATACAAGGGCTATAATGATAACAAAACCATTACCAGTTTCTGTTTCGGAACCCGAAAACTTTATGATTATGTAGATGACAATACCGTATTTGCGTTCAGAGACGTAAGTGAGGTGAATTTCCCGATCAACATCATGAGAAACAAAAAAATGGTAGCCATCAATTCTGCCATTGAAATAGATCTTACAGGGCAGGTATGCGCAGATTCTATAGGAACCATGCAGTACAGCGGAATCGGAGGACAAATGGACTTTATGAGAGGCGCTGCTTTAAGTGATGACGGAAAACCTATCATTGCCATTACCGCAAGAACCAAGAAAGGAATTTCCAGAATTGTTCCCTTCCTTAAGCAGGGTGCCGGTGTAGTTACTACCAGAGGCCATATTCACTATGTGGTTACTGAATATGGAACAGCTTACCTGTATGGAAAAAACCTCCGCCAGCGGGCACAGGAACTGATAAGCATTGCCCATCCGGACGACAGGGAAATGTTGGAGAGAGCCGCTTTTGAAAGGTTTAAACACTGA
- a CDS encoding succinate CoA transferase, producing MLERIRLESLREKVTTAENAVKIIKDGMTVGSSGFTKAGDSKAILPALAERGKTENLKVTLMTGASLGHGTDGKLAEANVLKKRMPFQVDPVLRNKINNGEILFIDQHLSESAELLHTKNLQSIDVAIIEAAYIERDGSIVPTTSVGNSVTFAALAKKVIIEVNTEVPEEVYGIHDIYQAEDYPYRNVIPIVAPWNKIGRKSIPVDPEKIEAIVFTHRKDSPADIAEPDEKTTAIARHLLAFFENEVLLGRLTDRLLPLQAGIGKVANAVLTGFKDSNFYDLTMFSEVLQDSTFDLIDSGKLSFASASSITVSQECYERVLGNLSKYKEKFVLRPQNISNTPGLIRRLGVIAINTAIEFDIYGNVNSTHIGGTKIMNGIGGSGDFARNAYLSIFVTQAASKGNNISHVLPMVSHTDHTEHDVDILVTDIGLADLRGLAPRERAQKIIDNCVHPDYKEELQSYFDRACEKGGHTPHLLQEAFSWHLRFSETGTMKTQTAAATAN from the coding sequence ATGTTAGAAAGAATCAGATTAGAAAGTCTACGCGAAAAAGTTACTACAGCAGAAAACGCTGTAAAAATCATTAAAGATGGTATGACCGTCGGGTCCAGCGGCTTTACCAAAGCAGGAGACAGCAAAGCCATTTTGCCGGCCCTTGCGGAAAGAGGAAAAACAGAAAACCTTAAAGTCACTTTAATGACCGGAGCTTCACTGGGGCACGGTACAGACGGAAAACTGGCTGAAGCCAATGTTCTGAAGAAAAGAATGCCCTTCCAGGTAGATCCTGTCTTAAGAAATAAAATCAACAACGGTGAAATTCTCTTCATCGACCAGCATTTGAGTGAAAGTGCCGAGCTTCTTCACACTAAAAATCTCCAAAGCATTGATGTTGCTATTATTGAAGCAGCTTATATTGAAAGAGACGGAAGTATTGTTCCTACCACTTCTGTAGGAAATTCGGTGACCTTTGCGGCTTTGGCTAAAAAAGTCATCATTGAAGTCAATACCGAAGTTCCTGAAGAAGTCTACGGGATTCATGATATCTACCAGGCAGAAGATTATCCTTACAGAAATGTGATCCCAATTGTTGCTCCATGGAACAAAATCGGGAGGAAAAGCATTCCGGTAGATCCTGAAAAAATTGAGGCTATTGTTTTTACCCACCGTAAAGACAGCCCGGCAGATATTGCAGAACCGGACGAAAAAACTACAGCCATTGCCAGGCACCTTCTTGCCTTCTTTGAAAATGAAGTTCTTTTGGGGCGTCTTACCGACAGATTACTACCGCTTCAGGCAGGAATCGGCAAGGTGGCCAACGCCGTTCTGACAGGGTTTAAAGACAGTAATTTCTATGACCTGACGATGTTTTCAGAAGTACTTCAGGACAGTACATTTGACCTGATCGATTCCGGTAAGCTAAGCTTTGCTTCTGCATCCTCCATTACCGTTTCCCAGGAATGCTATGAAAGGGTTTTAGGAAACCTCTCAAAATATAAAGAAAAGTTCGTTCTTAGACCACAGAATATTTCCAATACCCCGGGATTGATCAGAAGATTAGGAGTCATCGCCATCAATACAGCTATTGAGTTTGATATTTACGGAAATGTTAACTCTACGCATATCGGAGGAACCAAAATCATGAACGGAATAGGAGGTTCCGGAGATTTCGCAAGAAATGCCTACTTAAGTATTTTCGTGACTCAGGCCGCTTCAAAAGGCAACAATATTTCCCACGTCCTTCCCATGGTATCTCATACAGATCATACGGAACATGATGTAGATATTCTGGTAACAGACATCGGACTGGCTGACTTAAGAGGATTGGCGCCAAGAGAAAGAGCCCAGAAAATTATTGATAATTGTGTTCATCCGGATTATAAGGAAGAACTGCAGTCTTACTTCGACAGAGCTTGTGAAAAAGGAGGCCATACTCCCCATTTACTTCAGGAAGCCTTCAGCTGGCATTTACGATTTTCGGAAACCGGGACTATGAAAACCCAGACAGCTGCAGCGACTGCCAATTAA
- a CDS encoding homogentisate 1,2-dioxygenase, which produces MRYHQSGNIPPKRHTIFKSPEDKFYYEQLFGTEGFHGISSLLYHIHRPTQIKSIGEPKDVTPKIAVEKNITPRMFKGMNVTPEDDFLDSRKILLMNNDLKMGLAKPRKSMDYFYKNAECDELLYVHNGTGILKTFVGDLEFVTGDYLIIPRGTIYQVELKSDDTVFFVLESHSPIYTPKRYRNEFGQLLEHSPFCERDMIAPAYKEPIDEKGEFLIRVKKENQITDFIYATHPFDVVGWDGYFYPYKFNIKNFEPITGRIHQPPPVHQNFEGHNFVVCSFCARMYDYHPQAIPAPYNHSNIDSDEVLFYTEGDFMSRNHIDLMDFTLHPGGIVHGPHPGAMERSIGKKFTEEYAVMVDPFRPLKITEEALKVEDPSYKTSWLE; this is translated from the coding sequence ATGAGATATCATCAATCGGGAAATATCCCACCAAAAAGGCATACGATCTTTAAGTCTCCTGAAGATAAATTTTACTATGAGCAGCTTTTCGGTACAGAAGGCTTCCATGGTATTTCTTCTCTGTTATATCATATCCACCGCCCCACTCAGATTAAATCTATCGGTGAGCCGAAAGATGTGACGCCCAAAATAGCTGTGGAAAAAAATATTACCCCAAGAATGTTTAAGGGAATGAATGTGACTCCTGAAGACGACTTCCTGGACAGCCGAAAGATCCTTTTGATGAACAACGACCTGAAAATGGGATTGGCTAAGCCAAGAAAATCGATGGATTATTTCTACAAAAATGCAGAATGTGATGAGCTTCTGTATGTCCATAACGGAACCGGAATTTTAAAAACATTTGTAGGAGATCTGGAATTCGTAACCGGAGATTATCTTATTATTCCGAGAGGTACCATCTATCAGGTAGAACTGAAGTCTGATGATACCGTATTTTTTGTATTGGAAAGCCATTCTCCTATTTACACTCCTAAAAGATACAGAAATGAATTCGGGCAGTTACTGGAACATTCTCCATTCTGTGAGCGGGACATGATTGCTCCTGCCTACAAAGAACCCATCGATGAAAAAGGAGAATTCCTGATCAGAGTAAAAAAAGAAAATCAGATTACCGATTTCATCTACGCAACACATCCTTTTGATGTGGTAGGCTGGGATGGCTATTTTTATCCTTATAAATTCAATATTAAAAACTTCGAACCGATTACCGGAAGAATTCACCAGCCGCCGCCGGTTCACCAGAATTTTGAAGGGCATAATTTCGTAGTATGCTCATTCTGTGCAAGAATGTATGATTACCATCCACAGGCAATTCCTGCACCTTACAATCACTCCAATATTGATTCTGATGAGGTATTGTTCTACACAGAAGGTGATTTCATGAGCCGTAACCACATTGATTTAATGGACTTTACCCTTCACCCAGGAGGAATTGTACACGGACCTCATCCTGGTGCCATGGAAAGAAGTATCGGTAAAAAATTCACGGAAGAATATGCGGTAATGGTAGATCCGTTCCGTCCTTTAAAAATTACCGAAGAAGCTTTAAAAGTAGAAGATCCTTCCTATAAAACTTCATGGCTGGAATAA